From the Ruminiclostridium josui JCM 17888 genome, one window contains:
- a CDS encoding ABC transporter permease, whose translation MLNSILLALSITLMYSTPLVFGAMGGVISERAGVINLGIEGMMTIGAFTGATVGYYTSNPWLGFITAGLAGGLLALLHAIAAVSFKANQTVSGIAMNFLGLGLSLFLSRLFFQGATMTKPVTEKIPKIFGKINSKEHPILSLLNMDITVIIAFILMLTMWFVLYRTKWGLRIRSVGEHPAAADSLGISVSTIRYSCVILSGVFSGFGGAAMTLAVVSLYSATAISGQGFIALAAVIFGKWTPQGAYGACLVFGLSQALVVLMGGGKVQIPSQILSMLPYITTIVVLVLFVGRSVMPKADGIPYEKGTR comes from the coding sequence ATGTTGAATAGTATATTACTGGCATTGAGTATAACTTTGATGTATTCAACACCGCTGGTCTTTGGGGCTATGGGCGGAGTTATCTCAGAACGTGCAGGTGTTATTAATCTTGGCATCGAGGGAATGATGACCATAGGTGCATTTACAGGTGCTACTGTGGGTTATTATACATCTAATCCTTGGCTAGGATTTATAACAGCCGGTTTGGCGGGAGGCCTGCTTGCTCTTCTGCATGCTATTGCGGCGGTGTCCTTTAAAGCAAATCAGACGGTATCTGGTATTGCTATGAATTTTCTGGGACTGGGTCTTTCCTTATTTCTTTCAAGGCTTTTCTTTCAAGGAGCAACTATGACTAAGCCCGTAACTGAAAAGATACCCAAAATATTTGGTAAAATAAATTCAAAGGAACATCCGATACTTTCGTTGCTCAACATGGATATCACTGTAATAATAGCATTTATACTAATGCTGACGATGTGGTTTGTATTGTACAGAACAAAGTGGGGACTCAGAATCCGGTCTGTAGGTGAGCATCCGGCAGCTGCTGATTCCCTGGGCATAAGTGTTTCAACTATAAGGTATTCATGCGTTATCCTTTCAGGTGTGTTTTCCGGATTCGGAGGTGCGGCTATGACACTTGCCGTAGTGTCCCTTTACTCCGCTACAGCCATATCCGGTCAGGGATTTATTGCACTTGCAGCAGTAATATTTGGAAAATGGACGCCCCAAGGAGCGTACGGGGCATGTCTGGTCTTTGGACTTTCCCAGGCGCTGGTGGTCCTAATGGGTGGAGGCAAGGTCCAGATACCGTCTCAGATATTATCCATGCTGCCCTATATTACAACCATTGTTGTACTTGTTCTGTTTGTAGGGCGTTCAGTAATGCCTAAAGCGGACGGAATACCTTATGAAAAAGGCACCAGATGA
- a CDS encoding BMP family lipoprotein, with protein MNKITKKLSFLLALIMLVSMVFTGCSDSKAGDSSASSTNASNSSSGTADLGPGIALITSAAGPNDKGYNQSAIAGLEKAKSDLGINYKVVETTDIPGSLTQLAGAGYKLIFSLEYNFDALIKGVGGSKPIAEQYPDTTFVIFNDNPNVNDDGSVKHKNVVSVLFDVHEASFMAGALATLVNENAAKLFNSGDYSFTSGDAGRKVGFLGGSKSNGITVFGYGFAEGINYVAKELNVNYTFYSDYNAGFSDSAAGATKANTYYSDGANIVYAVAGAVGDGVDAKAKEVKKLSIEVDANKDANQPGNILTSVLKNTEVPVYEIAKNFKDNAMDKVNGKVLSYNLSSGATGITDLSVIESKVTADGKAKWDEIKGQLKTISDKIASGEIKVTNAQAGEKFDKAKLANLKMPND; from the coding sequence ATGAATAAAATTACAAAGAAACTGTCTTTTCTGCTCGCACTGATTATGCTGGTATCAATGGTTTTTACAGGCTGTTCTGATTCCAAAGCTGGTGATTCCTCTGCCAGTAGTACTAATGCTTCAAATTCAAGTTCCGGTACTGCAGATTTAGGCCCTGGAATAGCGCTTATTACATCTGCTGCAGGACCTAACGACAAGGGATATAACCAGTCGGCAATTGCAGGTCTTGAAAAAGCAAAAAGTGATTTAGGAATAAATTATAAGGTTGTTGAAACTACTGATATACCAGGCAGCTTGACACAATTGGCAGGTGCAGGCTACAAGCTTATTTTCAGCCTTGAATACAATTTTGACGCTTTAATTAAGGGAGTTGGAGGAAGCAAACCAATTGCCGAACAATATCCGGACACTACTTTTGTAATATTCAATGATAATCCAAATGTAAATGATGACGGAAGCGTAAAACATAAAAACGTTGTTTCAGTTCTCTTTGATGTTCACGAAGCTTCCTTTATGGCAGGTGCATTAGCTACATTAGTAAACGAAAATGCTGCAAAGCTGTTCAATAGTGGAGATTATTCATTTACTTCAGGTGATGCAGGAAGAAAAGTAGGCTTCCTTGGAGGATCAAAATCAAATGGTATCACAGTATTTGGATACGGTTTTGCTGAAGGTATTAACTATGTAGCTAAAGAACTTAACGTAAATTACACTTTCTACAGTGATTATAATGCAGGCTTCAGTGATTCAGCTGCCGGTGCAACAAAAGCTAACACATACTATTCTGATGGTGCAAACATAGTATATGCAGTTGCAGGAGCTGTAGGTGATGGAGTAGACGCAAAAGCTAAAGAAGTTAAAAAGCTTTCAATAGAAGTTGACGCAAACAAGGACGCAAACCAACCAGGAAACATACTGACAAGTGTTTTAAAGAACACAGAAGTACCTGTATATGAAATAGCAAAGAACTTTAAGGATAATGCTATGGATAAGGTTAATGGAAAAGTATTGAGCTACAATCTATCTTCAGGTGCGACAGGAATCACTGATTTAAGTGTTATCGAGTCAAAGGTTACAGCTGACGGAAAAGCTAAATGGGATGAAATAAAGGGTCAGCTCAAGACTATCTCTGATAAGATAGCAAGCGGTGAAATCAAGGTTACAAATGCTCAGGCAGGAGAGAAATTTGATAAAGCTAAGCTCGCAAATCTAAAAATGCCTAACGACTAA
- a CDS encoding GntR family transcriptional regulator, translating into MSGMVPKYYLVKQKIVEMINNEEIGPDGLIPSERELMGIFGLSRITVKKAIDDLVNEGYLYRIQGKGTFVKKDTLDQDLISITSCTQDILKLGMTPSKRLLKSEVIEADKVMLKKLQLSQGDKVYKIKRVYYANNEPVNLTTAYLPCKLFPLIDTYDFGVDSIYKVLETKYGTKITKATRTIEAVLAIDEVARELQIKEGEPILLFKAITYGMVNGREIPIESFKSFYRSDKFKFYINQIHE; encoded by the coding sequence GTGAGCGGAATGGTACCTAAATACTATTTGGTAAAACAAAAAATAGTAGAAATGATTAATAATGAGGAAATCGGCCCCGATGGCCTTATTCCAAGTGAAAGAGAACTAATGGGTATCTTTGGATTAAGTAGGATAACTGTTAAAAAGGCTATAGATGATCTTGTTAATGAAGGATATCTGTATCGTATTCAGGGTAAGGGAACTTTTGTTAAAAAAGATACTCTGGATCAGGATTTAATTTCGATAACCAGTTGTACTCAAGATATATTAAAATTGGGAATGACCCCTTCTAAGAGACTTCTCAAGTCGGAGGTTATTGAGGCTGACAAAGTTATGCTCAAGAAATTGCAGCTGAGTCAGGGGGACAAGGTATATAAAATTAAGCGTGTATATTATGCAAACAACGAACCTGTTAACCTGACAACTGCGTATTTACCATGCAAGTTATTTCCCTTAATAGACACCTATGATTTCGGAGTTGATTCCATTTACAAAGTACTTGAAACTAAATACGGTACAAAAATTACTAAAGCAACTAGAACCATTGAGGCAGTACTGGCGATTGACGAGGTTGCCAGAGAGCTTCAAATAAAAGAGGGAGAGCCTATACTTTTATTTAAGGCTATAACATATGGAATGGTAAATGGAAGAGAGATACCTATTGAATCTTTTAAAAGCTTCTACAGGTCAGACAAGTTTAAATTTTACATTAACCAGATACACGAATAA
- a CDS encoding ABC transporter permease: MKYISRIIKKPLTGIFLSIILGFVVGAIVLAIAGYNPIDAFASLFKGIFSKPKYISNTIIKATPIILTAVSVSFAFKTGLFNIGTEGQYIMGAITAAVLGYKLNLPGPLQILVVIIAAIMIGAIYGGLVGFLKGCFGIHEVITGIMLNWIALYMNNFIITLPGLKKPNAEATYEIQSQTYTTVLQNWKTSKQGIKWLKEHPILQEILLRTNLNYGILVAIIVVILVTFFLYKTTKGFELRAVGFNKDAAEFSGMNVTSKIILSMVIAGAISGLAGAMQITGCDPHRISTLSAFEGNGMNGLSVALIAGSSPVGCIFAGLFFSGLLYGGGSIQSDIGAPSEIINIMIGTIVFFVALATIFPLIADRLRKRGVDNVE, from the coding sequence ATGAAGTATATAAGTAGGATTATTAAAAAGCCCTTGACTGGAATTTTTCTTTCTATTATATTGGGATTCGTTGTGGGGGCTATAGTTCTTGCAATTGCAGGATACAATCCGATAGATGCATTTGCCTCCCTATTCAAAGGCATTTTTTCAAAACCCAAATATATTTCAAATACCATAATTAAAGCTACACCTATAATCCTCACTGCAGTAAGTGTTTCTTTTGCATTCAAAACAGGTTTGTTCAACATTGGAACTGAAGGACAGTACATTATGGGTGCTATAACTGCGGCAGTACTGGGGTATAAGCTGAATCTTCCAGGCCCTCTCCAAATCTTAGTCGTTATTATAGCAGCCATTATGATAGGAGCTATCTATGGTGGACTGGTTGGATTTCTTAAGGGGTGTTTCGGTATTCACGAGGTAATAACAGGCATTATGCTTAACTGGATTGCACTCTACATGAATAATTTCATAATTACCCTACCAGGGCTAAAAAAGCCAAATGCTGAAGCCACATATGAAATACAGAGTCAGACGTATACAACAGTGCTGCAGAATTGGAAAACCTCCAAACAGGGAATTAAATGGTTAAAGGAACACCCAATTCTACAGGAGATATTACTTAGGACCAACCTAAATTACGGTATCTTGGTAGCCATAATAGTCGTAATATTAGTTACATTTTTTCTATACAAAACCACAAAAGGCTTTGAACTCCGTGCAGTAGGTTTCAATAAAGATGCTGCAGAATTCTCTGGAATGAATGTGACTTCAAAAATAATCCTGTCCATGGTGATTGCAGGAGCAATATCCGGTCTTGCAGGTGCCATGCAGATTACAGGCTGCGACCCTCACAGAATTTCTACACTTTCAGCATTTGAAGGAAATGGTATGAATGGTCTCTCTGTAGCACTCATTGCAGGAAGTTCGCCTGTGGGATGTATTTTTGCCGGATTGTTTTTCAGCGGTTTACTTTATGGAGGCGGCTCAATACAATCGGATATTGGAGCTCCGTCAGAAATAATCAATATAATGATAGGCACGATTGTATTCTTTGTAGCATTGGCTACAATATTCCCGCTGATAGCGGACAGGCTCAGGAAGAGAGGTGTTGATAATGTTGAATAG